One Epinephelus lanceolatus isolate andai-2023 chromosome 10, ASM4190304v1, whole genome shotgun sequence genomic region harbors:
- the LOC117265414 gene encoding Krueppel-like factor 10, translating into MEVEEPSDMQGKFQPAPLAEGDMEAVEALMSMTKHWKTRSFRPRLFRPLTPSSDCSEDDSVPFGSTVLQDSPLCMTPPYSPPNFEATQSPLATILHQPAAAGIPSWHPMEEARAASQQRFQCTSVIRHTSDGQRSSCDVHPVSGEDRLTQDHTKDIKTDVSSEYGLNSRECVGTTVIQSDSNAATPHKPFTVTLPDVVEASHTQMSLSGRDDKSNTSQAVSSVPAGGCRVSPVPVSCQILPVLSPPSTVTASDSQKHHLIHVPSATPTSLQQQHKQQVQPQPQTQAASPAQVFLLGGQVAKGPILFLVPQPTVPTLYIQPPLLTSGGTKLPAIAPAPGRAVLEQRQNPLQPEVSRVRSHVCPHDDCSKTYFKSSHLKAHMRTHTGERPFRCKWEGCERRFARSDELSRHRRTHTGEKRFACPVCHSRFMRSDHLAKHARRHLAERKTPCWTLKATSTTLTLSSANSL; encoded by the exons ATGGAAGTTGAGGAGCCCTCAGATATGCAGGGTAAATTTCAGCCTGCTCCTTTGGCTGAAGGTGACATGGAGGCTGTGGAGGCTCTGATGTCCATGACAAAGCACTGGAAGACCAGGAGTTTCAGGCCCAGGCTCTTCAGACCCTTGACTCCATCCTCAGACTGCTCAGAGGATGACTCTGTCCCCTTTGGCTCTACTGTGCTACAGGACTCTCCTTTG TGCATGACACCGCCATACAGTCCACCCAACTTTGAGGCCACCCAATCACCCTTGGCGACAATCTTACATCAACCTGCAGCAGCTGGAATTCCAAGCTGGCATCCAATGGAAGAGGCTCGTGCTGCTTCACAGCAACGGTTCCAGTGCACCAGTGTAATCCGTCACACTTCAGATGGCCAGCGCAGCTCCTGTGACGTCCATCCTGTCTCTGGGGAAGACAGACTCACTCAAGATCATacaaaagacattaaaacagaTGTGAGCTCTGAATATGGGCTGAACAGTAGAGAGTGTGTGGGGACTACTGTAATACAGTCTGACTCTAATGCAGCCACGCCACATAAACCTTTCACTGTGACTTTACCAGATGTGGTTGAAGCCAGCCACACACAGATGAGCCTTTCAGGCAGGGATGATAAATCAAACACATCTCAGGCTGTCTCCTCTGTCCCAGCTGGTGGCTGTAGGGTCTCTCCTGTGCCTGTCTCCTGCCAGATTCTTCCTGTCCTTTCTCCTCCCTCCACTGTTACAGCCTCTGACAGTCAGAAGCATCACCTAATACATGTCCCATCAGCAACCCCCACTTCACTacaacagcagcacaaacaaCAGGTACAACCACAACCACAAACACAAGCAGCTTCTCCTGCCCAGGTCTTTCTCCTAGGGGGTCAGGTGGCAAAAGGCCCCATCTTGTTTCTTGTCCCTCAGCCGACTGTCCCTACACTCTACATCCAGCCACCACtgctgacctctggtggcaccAAGCTACCGGCCATCGCCCCTGCGCCTGGTCGTGCCGTCTTGGAGCAAAGACAAAACCCGCTGCAGCCAGAAGTGTCCCGTGTACGCAGTCATGTTTGCCCCCATGATGACTGCAGCAAGACCTACTTCAAGAGCTCCCACCTCAAGGCCcacatgaggacacacacag GTGAGAGGCCCTTTAGATGCAAGTGGGAAGGCTGCGAGAGGCGCTTCGCTCGCTCCGATGAGCTGTCTCGCCACCGACGTACTCACACGGGAGAGAAAAGGTTTGCCTGTCCCGTGTGCCACAGCCGCTTCATGCGCAGTGACCACCTTGCAAAGCACGCCCGACGACACCTAGCAGAGAGGAAGACACCCTGCTGGACTTTAAAGGCCACTTCCACAACACTCACTCTGTCTTCAGCAAACTCTCTCTAA